The following nucleotide sequence is from candidate division WOR-3 bacterium.
AAAAAGAGATGTTACAGAGGACAGGATAAGGGAGCATTTTAAAGGTGAGGGATTTCTTGAATGTGTCAATATTTCTTTAATTGAAGAAAAGGAGGCAAATTTATTTTCTGAAAAATATTTAAAAATAAAAAATCCCCTTTCTGAAAGATTTTCTGTTTTAAGACCTTCTCTTTTACCCTCTCTTCTTTTTTCCTTAAAAAACAATTTAAGAAAAAATGAGAAAATTCAGAAACTTTTTGAAATAGGTAAGGTTTTTTATGAAGATTATAGTGAAGAAAAGAAACTGGGTTTACTTTTAGCAGATGTAAAGGAGGAAAACTGGTTAAAAGGTAAAGAAGTTGAACCCTATTTTGAATTAAAGGGAATTTTAGAAAGTTTTTTTGAGAATTTTGAGGACAGTTTGTATTTTATTGAGGAGAATTTTCCCTTTTTTGAGTATGGTGCAAAAATTATAATAGATGATAAAGAAGTAGGCTTTATAGGAGAGGTAAAGGAGGAAATTTTAAAATATTATGATTTAAAAGCCCAAAGTGTTTATTCTGAAATTTCCCTTGATAAAATAAAGTTAAAGGATACTTTAGTTTTTAAACCACTTCCTTTATATCCTTCTCTTTCGAGGGATCTTTCTTTTGTTGGTTCAGAAGAAATAAAAGCTCAGGAATTAATCAAGGCTTTAAAGGAGTTAAAAAGTGAAACTTTAATTGAAAGGTTTATTCTTTTTGATGTTTATAAAGGGAAGCCCTTAAAGGAAGGAGAAAAAAATTTTACTTTCAGAGTATTTTTCAGAAGTATGGATAAAACTCTAACTGAAAGGGATGTGGACAAAGAGGTAGAAAAAATAGTAAAATATATAGAAGAAAAAACAGGATATAGGTTAAGGGGATAGGGTTCTATTCCCCCTTTGGGTTTAAGGAGGAACTGGATGGATGAAATTTTGATTATGCTTGAAAACAAAATTGAGGAACTTATTTTAAAACTTAAAGAATTTAAAGATTATAAGGAGAAGGTTCAGCATCTTGAAAAGGAAAATGCTGAATTAAAGGAAAAATTGAATACTGTTCTTGCAAGGATTGAGAGTCTTGTTAATAAGATAAAAGAGATAGAGAGTTAAATTGGAAAGGATAAGGGAAGTTGTGATAAGAGGTAAAAAATATGAAGTAAGAACAGATTTATCTGATGAGGATTTAAAAAATGTTGTGAATATAGTCAATAACATCCTTCTTGAAAGTGAAAAGAGTACTGTGACTCCTGATTTTGAGGTTATAAGTATTTTAGCTCTTCTTTCTCTTGCTGAAAAGGTATATTTTTGTGAAAAA
It contains:
- the zapA gene encoding cell division protein ZapA; protein product: MERIREVVIRGKKYEVRTDLSDEDLKNVVNIVNNILLESEKSTVTPDFEVISILALLSLAEKVYFCEKKFDLAKKKVYSLIRRIENI